The Neobacillus sp. OS1-2 genome includes a window with the following:
- a CDS encoding metal ABC transporter ATP-binding protein, with protein MQPIIEIKQLSYRYEKDTVLENINMTIPDGSFLAIVGPNGSGKSTLLKLILGLLKPQKGEILLFGQNINKFKEWQKIGYVSQKANSFNSGFPATVFEVVASGLTKRLGMFTFFKKEHAKKVNEALEAVGMKRYSGRNIGELSGGQQQRVFIARALVSEPSLLILDEPTVGVDAENVQSFYQMLGELNKNREISLLLVTHDIGTISDRVTHVACLNKHLHFHGETAEFEQHSADGLSKVYGHDVHLLTHHHEQGGVGK; from the coding sequence ATGCAACCAATAATTGAAATTAAACAACTTTCTTACCGTTACGAAAAGGATACAGTCCTTGAGAATATTAACATGACTATTCCAGATGGTTCTTTTTTAGCTATAGTAGGTCCTAATGGGTCTGGAAAATCAACCTTGTTAAAGCTTATTTTAGGTTTATTGAAACCGCAAAAGGGTGAGATCCTTTTATTCGGCCAAAATATAAATAAATTTAAGGAGTGGCAGAAAATTGGCTATGTATCGCAAAAGGCCAATTCTTTTAACTCTGGTTTTCCGGCAACCGTATTTGAAGTGGTCGCAAGTGGACTAACCAAAAGGTTAGGCATGTTTACCTTCTTTAAAAAAGAACATGCAAAAAAGGTAAACGAAGCCCTGGAAGCTGTGGGGATGAAAAGATATAGCGGCAGAAACATTGGGGAACTTTCAGGTGGACAACAGCAAAGAGTTTTTATTGCTCGGGCCCTGGTTAGTGAACCTAGTCTGCTCATTCTCGATGAACCAACTGTTGGTGTTGATGCGGAAAATGTTCAATCTTTTTATCAAATGCTTGGTGAGTTAAATAAAAATCGCGAAATTAGCCTTTTATTGGTCACACATGATATTGGAACCATTTCGGACCGGGTCACGCATGTGGCTTGCTTAAATAAGCATTTGCACTTCCATGGAGAAACAGCAGAATTTGAGCAGCATAGTGCTGATGGCTTGTCAAAGGTTTATGGTCATGATGTCCACTTGCTTACCCATCATCATGAACAGGGAGGCGTTGGGAAATGA
- a CDS encoding DUF2624 domain-containing protein, which translates to MKIFENIINHKINTITADELLKYAEQFNISVNRQQARKIAEYLKGKNVNIFDAKERAQIVKQIAKAAGPETAREVNKLFMQFTKQ; encoded by the coding sequence GTGAAAATATTTGAAAACATCATTAATCATAAAATAAACACGATAACCGCTGATGAACTGCTAAAGTATGCAGAACAATTTAATATCAGCGTTAATCGACAGCAAGCGAGGAAAATTGCCGAATACTTAAAAGGTAAAAATGTAAATATTTTTGATGCAAAGGAACGCGCGCAAATAGTTAAACAAATCGCCAAAGCGGCTGGACCGGAAACGGCACGAGAGGTCAATAAATTATTTATGCAGTTTACAAAGCAATAA
- a CDS encoding IS256 family transposase — protein MKLPKELIREIVKEEKFTSTNQIMETIKEMFSDIMGEVLQCEIEDQLGYEKHQRRGDAPSNYRNGSTKRKLKTQFGEVEVSVPRDRNGSYEPKILDKYQRSVDGLEEKILSLYAHGMSTRDIQEQVKDLYNIEISSELVSKISEKIIPQVNEWQSRPLEAYYPFIFMDAIHYKIRDNHQIVSKAAYVVLGINNEGYKEILGIWVGGNESSKFWLGVLNDLKTRGVKTVNLFCVDGLTGFREAIQAVYPFAGIQRCIIHQIRASTRYVSYKHIKEFVADLKKVYTSINEETALERLIEFKDKWGKEYPSAVRSWEENWDILATFFAYPPEIRKIIYTTNIIEGLHRQFRKVTKTKSIFPNDDSLRKMLYLAAQNITKKWTMRYRNWDMILSQLEILNQTS, from the coding sequence ATGAAGTTACCAAAAGAATTAATCAGAGAAATTGTAAAGGAAGAAAAATTCACGAGTACCAATCAAATCATGGAAACGATCAAAGAAATGTTTTCTGATATCATGGGCGAGGTACTGCAGTGTGAAATTGAAGATCAGCTAGGTTATGAGAAACATCAGCGCCGGGGTGATGCACCAAGCAATTACCGAAACGGCTCAACAAAACGGAAATTAAAGACACAATTTGGAGAAGTTGAAGTTAGTGTTCCTAGGGATAGAAATGGCTCGTACGAGCCCAAAATTTTGGACAAATATCAAAGAAGTGTGGACGGTCTGGAAGAAAAGATACTGTCTCTTTACGCTCACGGCATGTCCACTAGAGATATTCAGGAACAAGTCAAGGATCTCTATAATATTGAGATTTCTTCTGAGCTAGTTAGTAAGATTAGCGAAAAAATTATTCCGCAAGTAAATGAGTGGCAAAGCCGTCCGCTTGAAGCCTATTATCCTTTTATATTCATGGATGCCATTCATTATAAAATTCGGGATAATCACCAAATTGTATCGAAAGCAGCCTATGTCGTTTTAGGAATCAACAATGAAGGATATAAAGAAATATTAGGGATCTGGGTTGGAGGAAATGAAAGTAGCAAGTTTTGGTTAGGTGTGTTGAACGATTTGAAAACGAGAGGTGTAAAAACGGTTAATCTTTTCTGTGTAGATGGACTTACAGGGTTTAGAGAGGCCATTCAAGCTGTGTATCCTTTTGCCGGCATTCAACGCTGTATCATCCACCAGATTCGTGCTAGTACCAGGTATGTTTCTTATAAACACATCAAAGAGTTTGTAGCAGATCTAAAAAAGGTATACACTTCCATAAATGAAGAAACAGCCTTAGAAAGACTCATTGAATTTAAAGATAAATGGGGCAAGGAATATCCTTCTGCTGTTAGGTCATGGGAAGAAAATTGGGATATTCTGGCCACCTTCTTTGCATATCCTCCAGAAATTAGGAAAATAATATATACTACGAATATTATAGAAGGGCTGCATCGTCAATTTAGAAAAGTAACAAAAACAAAGTCTATTTTTCCTAATGATGATAGCTTAAGGAAAATGCTTTACTTGGCAGCTCAAAATATAACAAAAAAATGGACAATGCGTTATCGTAATTGGGATATGATCTTGAGCCAGCTTGAGATTTTAAACCAGACATCATAA
- a CDS encoding deoxyribonuclease IV, which produces MLKIGSHVSMSGKNMLLAASEEAVSYGANTFMVYTGAPQNTRRKKIEDLNIEAGRKHMEANGISEIVVHAPYIINIGNTTNPDTFELGVRFLRSEIERTEAIGAGQIILHPGAHVGAGTEAGIKKIIEGLNEVLTGKEQVQIALETMAGKGSECGKSFEELAMIIDGVNYSDKLSVCFDTCHTHDAGYNLVEDFDGVLNEFDKMIGLDKLKVLHINDSKNDIGMRKDRHENIGFGHIGFKTLNYIVHHPQLMEVPKILETPYVGEDKNNKKAPYKYEIEMLREQKFNDNLLDLIMQS; this is translated from the coding sequence ATGTTAAAAATTGGCTCACACGTTTCGATGAGCGGTAAGAATATGCTGCTGGCTGCAAGTGAAGAAGCAGTCTCATATGGTGCCAATACGTTTATGGTCTATACAGGAGCACCGCAAAACACAAGAAGAAAGAAGATTGAAGACCTTAATATTGAAGCAGGGCGTAAACATATGGAGGCAAACGGGATTTCAGAAATTGTGGTGCACGCTCCCTACATCATTAATATTGGCAACACCACTAATCCAGACACGTTTGAATTAGGTGTAAGGTTCCTTCGCAGTGAGATTGAAAGAACGGAGGCCATTGGGGCTGGGCAAATTATTCTCCATCCTGGTGCACATGTGGGTGCTGGTACAGAGGCGGGAATCAAGAAGATTATTGAAGGCTTAAATGAAGTATTAACAGGTAAGGAGCAGGTCCAAATTGCTTTAGAAACAATGGCAGGTAAAGGTTCCGAATGTGGGAAGTCATTTGAGGAATTAGCGATGATTATTGATGGGGTCAATTATAGTGACAAGCTATCAGTTTGCTTTGATACCTGTCATACCCATGACGCCGGCTACAACCTTGTTGAAGACTTTGACGGCGTTTTAAATGAGTTTGACAAAATGATTGGTCTTGATAAATTGAAAGTGCTCCATATCAATGATAGTAAAAACGATATTGGGATGAGAAAAGACCGGCACGAAAATATCGGGTTTGGTCATATTGGCTTTAAGACGCTTAACTATATCGTGCATCATCCACAACTAATGGAAGTGCCTAAAATCCTAGAAACGCCATATGTCGGTGAGGATAAGAACAACAAAAAGGCACCCTATAAATATGAAATAGAAATGCTTCGCGAGCAGAAGTTTAATGATAATTTACTTGATCTAATTATGCAATCCTAA
- a CDS encoding DEAD/DEAH box helicase, whose product MNENQFKRFTFQPFIIESLNQFGFFKPTEIQERMIPLVLKGESAIGQSQTGTGKTFAYALPILEKIDPKRQEVQAVITAPTRELATQIYQQIIKITEHCSPDSSIMTRCYIGGTDKQRTIEKLKVQPHIVVGTPGRIKDLMIEKALFVHTSSILVVDEADMMLDMGFIEDVDQVAAKMPENLQMLVFSATIPEKLKPFLKKYMENPKTIQIESKQKAAENLDHYLLPSRHRSKKQLVHDALLTYNPYLAIVFTNTKKKAEEVAYFLNEKGLKVGRVHGDLNPRERKKMMKQIQDLEYQYIVATDLASRGIDIEGVSHVINYELPTDLDFYIHRVGRTARAGKSGVALTVYESSDEDALNRLEKIGIQFKYVDLKNGEMVETDERNKRKTRVRKEDVADKKAKSLVKKPQKVKPGYKKKMQWEMDKIKKRVRKIEQKKK is encoded by the coding sequence ATGAATGAAAATCAATTTAAACGTTTTACATTTCAGCCGTTTATTATAGAATCCCTGAATCAGTTTGGATTTTTCAAGCCGACTGAAATTCAGGAGCGGATGATACCATTAGTATTAAAAGGGGAAAGTGCGATTGGTCAATCGCAAACGGGAACAGGAAAAACATTTGCTTATGCGTTACCGATTCTCGAAAAGATTGATCCGAAGCGTCAAGAGGTTCAAGCCGTTATTACTGCACCGACAAGGGAATTAGCAACACAAATCTATCAACAAATCATAAAAATTACCGAGCATTGCAGCCCAGATAGCTCAATCATGACAAGATGTTATATTGGTGGAACGGATAAGCAGCGTACCATTGAAAAATTGAAGGTACAGCCGCACATTGTTGTGGGTACCCCAGGTAGAATTAAAGATCTGATGATTGAAAAGGCGCTTTTCGTTCATACATCAAGTATTCTGGTTGTGGATGAGGCTGATATGATGCTCGATATGGGATTCATTGAGGATGTTGATCAGGTAGCGGCAAAGATGCCGGAGAACCTGCAAATGTTAGTCTTTTCTGCCACAATACCTGAGAAACTAAAGCCTTTTCTTAAAAAATATATGGAAAATCCAAAGACGATACAGATTGAATCAAAACAAAAAGCAGCTGAAAATTTAGATCATTATCTGCTGCCATCGAGGCATCGCAGTAAAAAACAGCTTGTTCATGACGCTTTGCTTACTTATAATCCCTATTTGGCGATTGTTTTTACGAATACAAAAAAGAAGGCTGAAGAAGTTGCCTACTTTTTAAATGAGAAGGGCTTGAAAGTTGGCCGTGTACATGGTGATTTAAATCCACGTGAACGTAAAAAAATGATGAAGCAAATTCAAGATTTAGAGTACCAATATATCGTCGCTACTGATCTTGCTTCAAGAGGAATTGACATTGAGGGAGTCAGCCATGTTATTAACTATGAACTTCCAACTGATTTAGATTTCTATATTCATCGGGTAGGTAGGACTGCAAGAGCAGGAAAATCAGGGGTTGCTCTCACGGTTTACGAAAGTTCTGATGAGGATGCATTAAATCGCCTGGAAAAAATTGGAATTCAGTTTAAATACGTCGATCTAAAAAATGGCGAAATGGTTGAAACGGATGAACGAAATAAGCGAAAAACAAGAGTAAGAAAAGAGGATGTGGCTGATAAAAAAGCCAAATCGCTGGTAAAGAAGCCCCAGAAAGTAAAACCAGGCTATAAAAAGAAAATGCAATGGGAAATGGATAAAATAAAAAAACGGGTTAGAAAAATCGAGCAGAAAAAAAAATAA
- the vrrA gene encoding VrrA/YqfQ family protein: MLPRPRMPMNGGMGRGPGLFGGGNPMMGPGGNPFGGRGPMMRPPAGPFSGGNQMMRAMAGTSQMNRGGGLLSKLLGRGTGAGGSGGLMGLPGASRAAGGGGGLLQSLSNPAGLSGILNNTQNVLKTAQSIGPMIQQYGPMVKNLPAMWKIYRGFKNASKTTDTASEETSKKKEAVMEESSSMEEPTQIRTSNNTTSRKKSQKPLSENRKQVSQKRSKPQKGSSVPKMYI, translated from the coding sequence ATGCTACCAAGACCAAGAATGCCCATGAACGGCGGAATGGGAAGGGGACCCGGTCTTTTCGGAGGAGGAAATCCAATGATGGGGCCTGGAGGAAATCCATTTGGCGGAAGAGGTCCGATGATGAGACCGCCGGCTGGACCATTTAGCGGTGGAAACCAAATGATGCGGGCAATGGCAGGAACCTCACAAATGAACAGAGGCGGCGGGTTACTTTCGAAACTTCTTGGAAGAGGAACTGGGGCCGGCGGATCAGGTGGGCTAATGGGGTTACCTGGAGCAAGCAGAGCAGCAGGTGGCGGTGGTGGTTTACTACAATCCTTGAGTAACCCGGCCGGATTATCTGGAATTTTAAATAATACCCAAAATGTATTAAAGACAGCCCAGTCTATTGGTCCGATGATTCAGCAATATGGTCCAATGGTAAAAAATCTCCCCGCTATGTGGAAAATATATCGCGGCTTCAAAAATGCTTCAAAAACCACGGATACAGCTTCAGAAGAAACGAGCAAAAAGAAAGAAGCAGTCATGGAAGAATCTTCGAGCATGGAAGAACCAACCCAAATTAGGACATCAAATAACACAACGAGCAGAAAGAAAAGTCAAAAACCTCTTTCAGAAAATAGAAAGCAAGTTTCTCAAAAAAGAAGCAAACCTCAAAAGGGAAGTTCCGTACCAAAAATGTATATATAG
- a CDS encoding 4-hydroxy-3-methylbut-2-enyl diphosphate reductase, translating to MQIIKISPRGYCYGVVDAMVIARNAALDKTLPRPIYILGMIVHNKHVTDAFEEEGIITLDGKNRKDILDQVDSGTVIFTAHGISPEVRELAKTKGLVTIDATCPDVTRTHDLIEEKTKEGYHVIYIGKKGHPEPEGAVGVAPDMVYLVETPSDVEALTIESDKLIVTNQTTMSQWDVADTMKKVQEKYPHVEVYNEICHATQIRQEAVAEQATEADVTIVVGDPMSNNSNRLAQVSEEIAGTKAYRIADITELEIEWIKDAKNVAVTSGASTPTPITKEVITFLEQFDPNNVATWERRKKVQLSRILPKVKRAED from the coding sequence ATGCAAATTATCAAAATTTCACCACGCGGCTACTGTTATGGGGTTGTGGATGCAATGGTCATCGCCAGAAATGCAGCATTAGATAAAACGCTGCCTCGTCCAATCTACATTTTAGGTATGATTGTTCATAATAAACATGTTACCGATGCCTTTGAAGAAGAGGGAATTATTACTCTTGACGGAAAAAATCGCAAAGATATTCTTGATCAGGTCGATTCAGGTACGGTAATTTTCACTGCCCACGGGATTTCCCCTGAGGTACGGGAGCTTGCAAAAACAAAAGGTCTTGTAACAATTGATGCGACATGCCCTGATGTCACACGGACGCATGACTTGATTGAAGAAAAAACAAAAGAAGGATATCACGTCATTTATATTGGAAAGAAAGGGCATCCAGAGCCGGAGGGCGCTGTCGGGGTAGCTCCAGATATGGTTTATCTTGTTGAAACCCCTAGTGATGTCGAAGCCTTAACAATTGAAAGTGACAAACTCATTGTTACCAATCAAACAACTATGAGTCAATGGGATGTTGCTGATACCATGAAAAAGGTGCAGGAAAAATATCCTCATGTCGAAGTGTATAATGAAATTTGCCATGCCACCCAAATACGTCAAGAAGCAGTTGCCGAGCAAGCTACAGAAGCGGATGTAACAATTGTTGTGGGTGATCCGATGAGTAATAACTCCAATCGTTTAGCACAAGTTTCAGAGGAAATTGCTGGAACGAAGGCATATCGTATCGCCGATATTACCGAATTGGAAATTGAGTGGATTAAAGATGCCAAAAATGTTGCAGTAACATCTGGTGCATCCACACCCACTCCAATCACAAAAGAAGTGATTACCTTCCTTGAACAATTCGATCCAAACAACGTAGCAACATGGGAACGGAGAAAAAAGGTACAACTGAGCAGAATACTACCTAAAGTGAAAAGGGCAGAAGATTAA
- a CDS encoding Nif3-like dinuclear metal center hexameric protein codes for MKNPNGHEIIQLFEQFSPKGLAMEGDKVGLQIGRLNQKVERMMIALDVLENVIDEAIEKNVQLIIAHHPIIYRPLKNVLTDSVQGRMIEKLLKHDIAVYAAHTNLDVAKGGVNDLLADALGLEDAEVLVPTYETKLKKLVVFVPASHAEEIRQVLGNAGAGFIGNYSHCSFSAGGTGRFLPGDQANPFIGQAGNLEEVDEVRIETIIPEPLLKKTITAMIKAHPYEEVAYDVYPLDNTGEALGIGRIGKVNEMTLGEFAERVKTTLEVNKVRVVGDLSAKIKKVAVLGGDGNKYFMNAKYKGADVYVTGDIYYHTAHDAMMQGLNMIDPGHNVEKVMKKGLTVVLQRLCSEKGYDVEIFPSVVNTDPFQFM; via the coding sequence TTGAAGAATCCTAACGGGCATGAAATCATCCAACTATTCGAACAGTTTTCGCCAAAAGGACTTGCAATGGAAGGCGACAAGGTTGGACTGCAAATTGGCCGACTGAATCAAAAGGTTGAGCGGATGATGATTGCCCTCGATGTCCTCGAAAATGTGATTGATGAGGCGATTGAAAAGAATGTTCAACTCATCATTGCCCACCATCCTATCATATATCGCCCTCTTAAAAATGTATTGACTGATTCAGTACAGGGGAGGATGATTGAGAAATTATTAAAACATGATATTGCTGTTTATGCAGCACATACAAACCTTGATGTAGCAAAGGGCGGGGTTAATGATCTTTTAGCAGATGCATTAGGGTTAGAAGATGCAGAGGTCCTTGTCCCTACTTATGAAACAAAGCTTAAGAAACTAGTTGTTTTTGTTCCTGCTAGCCACGCAGAAGAGATTAGACAGGTTCTTGGTAATGCTGGGGCTGGTTTTATCGGTAATTACAGTCATTGTTCTTTTTCGGCTGGTGGAACAGGCAGGTTTTTACCTGGGGATCAAGCAAATCCTTTCATAGGGCAGGCTGGCAACCTTGAGGAAGTAGATGAAGTTCGGATTGAGACCATTATTCCGGAGCCATTATTAAAGAAGACCATTACAGCTATGATAAAAGCTCATCCTTATGAAGAGGTTGCCTATGATGTCTACCCGCTCGATAATACAGGTGAGGCACTGGGCATTGGCAGAATCGGAAAAGTCAATGAAATGACTCTTGGCGAATTTGCGGAAAGGGTAAAAACAACACTAGAGGTTAACAAGGTACGTGTCGTTGGAGATTTGTCCGCTAAGATTAAGAAGGTGGCTGTGCTGGGCGGGGATGGCAATAAATACTTTATGAATGCTAAGTATAAAGGGGCAGATGTGTATGTTACGGGAGATATTTATTATCACACTGCTCACGACGCGATGATGCAGGGCTTAAACATGATTGATCCGGGTCATAATGTCGAAAAGGTCATGAAAAAGGGGCTTACCGTTGTGTTACAAAGACTTTGTTCGGAGAAAGGGTATGATGTAGAAATTTTCCCTTCTGTAGTAAACACTGATCCATTTCAATTTATGTAA
- a CDS encoding tRNA (adenine(22)-N(1))-methyltransferase TrmK: MNSDKLSNRLATVAKYVPQDAKLVDIGSDHAYLPCYLAKNTGISFAVAGEVAVGPYQSAKGNVSAEGLSEIISVRLGNGLEVVEPGEVEYVTIAGMGGALIASILENGKDKLGSVKRLILQPNISAISIRQWLVDNCWKLVAEEMIEEDGKIYEVLVAEKGRDTFDSLEPYGQRLEEGLLLGPYLVKENHSVFKKKWMNEKRNWQRIYHQLEGAVQTPETIAKKQELLHKMRLVEEAIRIEES; the protein is encoded by the coding sequence GTGAATTCTGATAAATTATCAAACAGGTTAGCAACGGTTGCAAAATATGTTCCTCAGGATGCAAAATTAGTTGATATCGGATCTGATCATGCTTATTTACCATGTTATTTAGCGAAGAATACGGGTATTTCATTTGCAGTAGCCGGAGAGGTGGCTGTTGGTCCCTATCAATCGGCTAAAGGAAATGTCTCAGCGGAAGGATTATCAGAGATCATTTCCGTTCGGCTAGGAAATGGACTTGAGGTTGTTGAGCCTGGAGAAGTAGAATATGTAACGATCGCCGGGATGGGTGGGGCGCTTATAGCGAGCATTTTAGAAAATGGAAAAGACAAGTTGGGTTCTGTGAAGAGGCTGATTTTACAACCTAATATTAGTGCTATTTCTATTCGCCAATGGTTAGTAGATAATTGCTGGAAACTGGTGGCTGAAGAAATGATCGAAGAAGATGGGAAAATCTATGAAGTGCTAGTGGCGGAAAAAGGAAGAGACACTTTTGACTCGTTGGAACCTTATGGTCAACGATTAGAAGAAGGCTTATTGTTAGGACCATACCTTGTGAAAGAGAACCATTCCGTATTTAAGAAAAAATGGATGAATGAGAAGAGAAATTGGCAGCGAATTTATCATCAGCTAGAAGGCGCCGTTCAGACCCCAGAAACAATTGCAAAGAAACAGGAGCTGTTACATAAAATGAGACTTGTAGAGGAGGCAATCCGAATTGAAGAATCCTAA
- the cccA gene encoding cytochrome c550, producing the protein MKKNPVIPYIVIFVFGIVLVFILSFKGLGDMKEVAKDNGEGKGGEKTEVAASNPEDIYKSTCIGCHGDQYQGVVGPSLKNTGLSKDEVKDILNNGKGTGMPKGLVPAEQVDAMADWVSKIK; encoded by the coding sequence ATGAAGAAAAATCCGGTTATTCCGTACATCGTCATCTTTGTTTTTGGTATTGTACTTGTATTTATCCTTTCGTTCAAAGGCCTTGGTGATATGAAGGAAGTCGCCAAAGATAATGGCGAAGGAAAAGGCGGCGAGAAAACAGAAGTTGCCGCATCTAATCCAGAAGATATTTATAAATCTACTTGTATCGGCTGCCATGGTGATCAATACCAAGGTGTTGTGGGTCCTTCATTAAAAAATACTGGTTTATCAAAAGACGAAGTCAAGGACATTCTTAATAATGGTAAAGGAACCGGAATGCCTAAAGGTCTTGTACCAGCAGAACAAGTGGACGCAATGGCAGATTGGGTTTCAAAAATTAAGTAA
- a CDS encoding acyl-CoA dehydrogenase gives MNFDLTSEQEMIRRTLRQFSDEEVAPSVLERDRTNQFPVEIFKKLAEMGIMGLPFPEEYGGGGADTVSFAIVVEELSRVCGSTGITYSAHISLGGAPLYLFGTEEQKQKYLTPICTGDSFGAFGLTEPNAGSDAGGTRTTAIEENGEFVINGNKCFITNASYASHLALTAVTGERNGKKEISAIIVPTTASGFTVIDNYEKMGLHSSNTTELVLEDVRVPAENLLGKRGEGFRQFLITLDGGRIGIGAMAVGIAQGAYEKALAYAKERKQFGKSISSFQAIQFKLADMAMKIELARNMVYKAAWLKDNGRSFSKEAAMCKLYASEICMEVTDQAVQIHGGYGYMKEYHVERMMRDAKLLEIGEGTSEVQRMVISRLIGC, from the coding sequence ATGAATTTTGATTTAACTTCTGAACAAGAAATGATTAGACGAACATTACGCCAGTTTAGTGATGAAGAAGTGGCGCCTAGTGTTTTAGAACGTGATAGAACAAACCAATTTCCTGTTGAGATCTTTAAGAAACTGGCAGAAATGGGGATAATGGGGCTCCCTTTTCCGGAAGAATATGGCGGAGGCGGGGCAGATACGGTTAGTTTTGCTATTGTTGTCGAAGAATTAAGCCGAGTATGCGGATCAACGGGAATCACCTATTCAGCCCATATTTCTTTAGGTGGGGCACCACTTTATCTGTTTGGAACAGAGGAGCAAAAACAAAAATATTTAACTCCTATTTGTACGGGCGATTCATTTGGTGCATTTGGATTAACGGAACCGAATGCCGGGTCAGATGCAGGTGGGACAAGAACAACGGCAATAGAAGAAAATGGAGAGTTTGTCATCAATGGAAATAAGTGTTTTATTACCAATGCCAGTTATGCCAGCCATTTAGCCTTAACAGCTGTGACAGGTGAAAGGAACGGGAAAAAGGAGATTAGTGCCATTATCGTCCCGACCACCGCATCAGGCTTTACCGTTATTGATAATTATGAAAAAATGGGCTTACATTCTTCGAATACAACGGAACTTGTCCTAGAGGATGTAAGAGTGCCTGCTGAAAACCTTCTAGGAAAGCGTGGAGAGGGCTTTAGACAGTTTTTAATTACACTTGATGGTGGACGTATTGGAATTGGGGCGATGGCTGTAGGGATTGCCCAAGGGGCTTATGAAAAGGCCTTGGCCTATGCAAAGGAAAGGAAGCAATTCGGTAAATCGATTTCCTCCTTTCAAGCGATTCAATTTAAACTGGCGGATATGGCGATGAAAATTGAATTGGCGCGGAATATGGTTTATAAAGCGGCTTGGTTAAAAGATAATGGAAGAAGTTTTTCAAAAGAAGCAGCAATGTGTAAACTATATGCCTCGGAAATATGTATGGAAGTGACCGATCAAGCGGTCCAAATCCATGGAGGATACGGCTATATGAAGGAATATCATGTCGAGCGAATGATGCGTGATGCCAAGCTCCTTGAAATTGGGGAGGGAACATCAGAAGTACAAAGAATGGTTATTTCCCGATTAATTGGTTGTTAA
- the rpoD gene encoding RNA polymerase sigma factor RpoD translates to MAAEKSARSKEVENELTLTLEQAKDQLTELGKKIGVLAYDDIAEKLANFELESEQMDEFLEFLGDQGIELVGDNDEDPDVKKLAKEDDEEFDLNDLSVPPGVKINDPVRMYLKEIGRVDLLSAEEEIKLANRIEAGDEEAKRRLAEANLRLVVSIAKRYVGRGMLFLDLIQEGNMGLIKAVEKFDYRKGFKFSTYATWWIRQAITRAIADQARTIRIPVHMVETINKLIRVQRQLLQDLGREPTPEEIGEDMDLTPDKVREILKIAQEPVSLETPIGEEDDSHLGDFIEDQDATSPSEHAAYELLKEQLEDVLDTLTDREENVLRLRFGLDDGRTRTLEEVGKVFGVTRERIRQIEAKALRKLRHPSRSKRLKDFLE, encoded by the coding sequence ATGGCTGCTGAAAAATCAGCCCGTTCAAAAGAGGTTGAAAACGAATTAACGTTAACCCTTGAACAAGCAAAAGACCAGTTAACTGAGCTGGGTAAAAAAATCGGTGTCCTTGCCTATGATGATATTGCGGAAAAGCTAGCTAATTTTGAATTAGAATCTGAGCAAATGGATGAGTTTCTAGAATTTCTAGGTGATCAAGGGATCGAATTAGTCGGTGATAATGATGAGGATCCAGATGTAAAGAAATTAGCTAAAGAAGACGATGAAGAATTTGATTTAAACGATCTTAGCGTTCCACCGGGAGTTAAGATTAATGATCCTGTTCGCATGTACTTGAAAGAAATTGGCCGGGTTGACTTACTTTCCGCTGAGGAAGAAATTAAGCTGGCAAACCGGATTGAAGCAGGTGACGAGGAAGCAAAACGCCGTCTCGCCGAAGCCAACCTTCGTCTAGTTGTAAGCATTGCAAAACGCTATGTAGGCCGTGGAATGCTATTTCTTGATCTTATTCAAGAAGGTAATATGGGTCTTATTAAAGCGGTTGAGAAATTTGATTACCGAAAAGGGTTTAAATTCAGTACGTATGCTACATGGTGGATTCGTCAGGCGATCACTCGTGCAATTGCTGACCAGGCCAGAACGATTCGGATTCCTGTTCATATGGTTGAAACAATTAATAAGCTAATCCGTGTTCAGCGTCAACTACTTCAAGATCTTGGCCGCGAACCAACACCGGAAGAAATTGGTGAGGATATGGATTTAACCCCTGATAAGGTTAGGGAGATATTAAAAATTGCCCAAGAACCTGTATCACTTGAAACACCTATTGGCGAAGAGGACGATTCGCACCTTGGAGATTTTATTGAGGATCAAGATGCAACATCGCCTTCAGAGCATGCTGCTTACGAATTATTAAAAGAACAGCTCGAGGATGTACTTGATACTTTAACAGACCGCGAAGAAAATGTTCTCCGTCTCCGTTTTGGATTGGATGATGGCCGAACTCGCACTCTAGAAGAGGTTGGTAAGGTTTTTGGTGTAACCCGTGAGCGGATCCGCCAGATTGAGGCAAAGGCATTGCGTAAGTTACGCCATCCTAGCCGCAGCAAACGATTAAAAGATTTCTTAGAATAG